The following are from one region of the Capsicum annuum cultivar UCD-10X-F1 unplaced genomic scaffold, UCD10Xv1.1 ctg997, whole genome shotgun sequence genome:
- the LOC124895802 gene encoding uncharacterized protein LOC124895802: MEDLTFAINREALAKYGVKQHKLATPYHPQTSWQVEVSNREVNAILAKTVNASQKDWSQKLDDALWAYRTAFKTPIGMSPFQLVYAKVCHLPIELEHKALWAFKRLNLNWKEAAEMRLGLKLFPGKLKSKWSGPFKVNQLHSSRVVELENGDGSTFKTQVIREEAKERKKKLAEIWCK; the protein is encoded by the exons atggaggatctcacttttgcaataAATCGAGAAGCCCTAGCAAAATATGGAGTGAAACAACACAAACtggctactccataccacccgCAAACCAGTtggcaagtggaggtgtcgaaTCGTGAAGTTAATGCCATCCTAGCTAAGACAGTTAATGCTAGCCAAAAAGACTGGTCCCAAaaacttgatgatgccttgtgggcgtACCGAACTGCttttaagacacccattggcatgtcaccatttcagctggtctatgCAAAAGTGTGTCATTTGCCAATAGAGCTGGAACACAAGGCTTTGTGGGCGTTCAAGaggttgaatttgaattggaaggaaGCAGCAGAGATGCGACTGGG GCTTAAATTATTCCCAggaaagctgaaatctaagtggtcaggtcCTTTTAAGGTAAATCAATTACACTCATCCAGAGTGGTGGAACTTGAAAATGGAGATGGCAGtacattcaag ACACAAGTGATCAGGGAGGAAGCCAAAGAAAGGaagaagaaattagctgaaatttGGTGCAAATGA